The DNA region GCGCACGCGCCGCGCCAACTCGATCTCTCCTACGCTCAGCGCGGTCTCGCGGATGCCGGTGGTGAGCTGCGACAGGTTGTTGCCGACAAAGTCGATCTCGCCGGTTGGCGAGAAATCTGATTCTAGCGCCTGATCCAACAGCGGCGCGTAGCCGTTGGCGCGGATGTCGAACGTGTCTCCCAGGTACTCCAGCGAGGTGCCGATCTGGCTGATGAAGCGTCCGTTCTGGGTCGAGGTGCCGTCCGACCAGATGCTGACGCCCATCACCTTGGCGTCGTCGGGCCCGACCGGCAGCACCGGCAGGGTGAGGAAGCGGTAGCCGATGCCGGCGTTGTAGCCGACGTGCGACTCTTCATTCAGCACGATCTGGCCGTCGACGAACAGCATCGCGTCGTCCTCGATCGGAAACAGACGCATGGTGCCCAGGTCGAGGCTCCCGCCCGGCTGCCCGTACCCCTCGGTGGTGTAGCGTGCGCGGAGGAAGAACCCGCGTGTCGGGTCGACGGAGAAGGCCGTGGGGGGCGGAACCTCGTGGCCGTCCCCTTCCGCGGGGGCGAAGTACGGAGACTGGTCCACCACGTCCGGAACAATCTGGTAGGGAGAGTTGCCGGCCGGCGCCTGCGCGCCCAGGGGGGCGTTGGGCTCGGGGGGAAGACCGTCTAGGAACGATCCTTCCTCTGGCGGCAACGACAACTGCTGGGCGCCCGCGGCGCCACACCAAATCGTGAACAGGACCACGAGCGTGGCCAATCGAAGGAGCGTCATCGGCGACTTCCTGCGCGCATGTTTAGACTCATCGCCCCCACTCCCGCAGCGGAGGCGGCGGGACATTAGCGGCAGGGCCCAGATCGCACAAGACCAGTTTCTGGAAATCCCAGACAACGCGCAAGACCGGCTGCTGAGCCTGAATTAAAGCCTAAAGACACACTCACAGAGACCCGCAACAAAAGAAAAACTACTCATTGCAAGCCGCGAAGAACGCTCCCCAAGAGAATCCCGCAATGGCCGCCATCGTTGCCGGGCTACGCCCCGGCGGCGGGGCGCAATCGCGGCCGCAATGCGCCGCGCGTCGACGGGGCGGAGCCCGTCGGCTATTGGCGTTGGCGGTTGCTGGTCCGCTGCTTGGGGCGTTAGCAGAGCGAGACCACTTGCACCGCTTGCCCCGCGCGCAGCCCGCAGCCCGTGCTTGGCAGCCTGACCAGGTGCGTTGCGCCGACCAGCGACGCTAGGTCAGCCGAGCCGCGCCAGGGGACGATCGTCGCTCGGCCCTGCTCGATCACGGCGGGGCGGAACGTCTCTCTCCCGGCGGGGTGATCGTGGTCGTGCGCCATCGCTGCTTCGTTCATCGCCAAGCCGCGCTCGTCCCCGACAAGCTGCGCCAGCAGCGGCGCCACAAACACGCAGAAGCAGACCAGCCCGCTCACCGGGTTGCCGGGCAGGCCGAAGACCGCGGTCGTATGATCGCCCGACCGGCCAATGCCAAACCACAGAGGCTTTCCCGGCTTGAGGTTCACCTTGTGGAAGCGCTCTTCGACCCCCAGACCGGCAAGCACTCCCGGCGCCAGGTCGCGGTCGCCGGCAGACACGCCGCCGCAAACCAGCAACACGTCGGCGGCGAGCCCGCGTCGGATGCTTGCTTCCAATGCGTTGTGATCGTCGCGGGCGACGCCCAGGTCGATCGCCGAGGCGCCCACGGCTCGCGCCGCGGCCAGCAGCATCGGGCCGTTCGAGTTGCGGATCTGCCCGGCCCCCAAGACGCTGGTCGGATCGACCAACTCGTCCCCGGTCGCCAGCACCGCGACACGCGGCCGGACGAACCGGCAAACCGGGTTCGCGGCGCCAAACTCGGCGAGCACGCCGATCTCGGCCGGCCCCAGCCGCTGGCCGGCGGAGACAACCGTCTGCCCTGCACGTACCGACTCGCCGCGTCGCATCACGTTCTGCCCCGCGGCGGGCGCCTGCGCCAGCAGCACCCCTGCGTCGGGCTGGAGCTCTGTCTGCTCGACCGGCACGACGCAGTCGGCGCCGTCGGGGATGGGCGCGCCGGTCATGATGCGGGTCGCCTCGCCGGCGCCCACCGGGCGGTGCGGCACGTCCCCCGCCATCACTTCGTCCACCACCCGCCGCACCGGCTGTGGATCGCCGCTGCGGACCGCGTAGCCGTCCATCAACGCCTTGTCGTGCGGCGGCGAATCGACGTCGCTGACCACGTCCTCGGCGAGCTGCGCGCCGAGCGCGTCGGCGAGTGCGATGCGCTGGGGAAGGCGTGCGTCCGTGCTGGCGAGCACGATCGCCAGGGCTTGGTCGACAGAGATCATGAAGGGGCCCTACTCGCTACACCGCAAGAAACCGCCGCAACAGTTCCGACCCGCAGTCGGTCAAGAAACTCTCCGGGTGGAACTGCACGCCGAACAGAGGGTACTCAACGTGCTCGACGGCCATGATCTCGCGGCCGCCGTGGGGTTCGTCGCACCAGGCGACGGTGCGGAGCGAGTCGGGGAGCGTCGCCGGGTCGATCACCAGGCTGTGGTAGCGGGTGGCGCGGAACGGGTTCTCGATCCCCTCGGTCAGCCGGCCGCCGCTGTGGTGGATCATGTCGGTCTTGCCGTGCATCAGGGTGCGGGCCCGCACGATTTTGGCGCCCAGGGCCTGGCCGATCGATTGGTGGCCCAGGCAAACCCCCAGCAGCGGCAGCCTGCCGGCGATGCGGTTGACGCACTCAACGGAGACCCCCGCCTCGTTCGGCGTGCAGGGGCCGGGAGACAGGATCACCCGCTCGGGGGCCCGGTCGAGGATCTCGTCTACGGAGAGCTCGTCGTTGCGGACCACCTGGATATCAAGCGCGCCGTCGATCTCCCCCAGCCTCTGGACCAGGTTGTAGGTGAACGAGTCGTAGTTATCGACGATCAGGATCATGGCGCGGCGGGACCACGTGAGACACGGTTTTCTTGTACGATGCGCTGCCCGCACGAGCGGGACGCCTATCCTACAACGCCGTGGTGCCCCTTGGCAAAGAAGCAAACTCCCCCCGCCGCTAGGCTGAGCGACCCCCAGGCGATCGACCTGGTGACCCAACTCATGGCGATCCCGGGCCGCAGCGGCGAGGAGGGGCTGGTCGCCCAGTTCATCCGCCTGAAGCTGCGCGAGGCGGGCGTGCCGGACGACGCCGTGCGGCAGGACACGGCCAACAAACGTTCCCCGCTGGGGGGCGACATCGGCAACCTGATCGTCAAGCTGCCCGGCGTCGGCCCGCGGCGGATGCTGTCGGCCCACCTCGACACGGTGCCCATCTGCGTCGGCTGCAAGCCGCGGCGCAAGGGCCCGGTGATCGTGTCGGCCGACCCCAAAACCGGCCTGGGGGGCGACAACCGCGCCGGCTGCGCCGTGCTGCTGGCGGCCGCGATGGACATCGCCCGCTCGCCGCTGCCCCACCCGCCGCTGACGTTCTTGTGGACCGTTCAAGAAGAAGCGGGCCTGCACGGCGCCCGCAACCTGTCTACCGGGCTGCTGGGCCGCCCCCGGCTGGCGTTCAACTTTGACGGCGGCTCGCCGGCCAAGCTCACGATCGGCGCCACCGGGGGCTACCGGATGACGATCGAGGTCACCGGCCTGGCCAGCCACGCCGGCAACGCGCCGCAGCAGGGGGTGAGCGCCATCGCGATCGCGTCGCTCGCCATCGCCGACCTCACCCGCAAGGGCTGGCACGGCCTGGTGAAGAAGGGCCGCAAGCAGGGCGCCAGCAACGTGGGGGTGATCCACGGGGGCGAGGCGACCAACGTGGTGACCGACCGCGTCACGCTACGGGCCGAGGCGCGCAGCCACGACGCGGCGTTCCTGGAGCGGATCGTCGCCGAGATCAAGCAAGCGTTTGATCACGCCGTAGCGGAAGTCCGCAGCGAGTCGGGCCAGACCGGCAACGTCGAGTTCCGCGGCCAGCTCGACTACGCGGCTTTTCGGCTCCCGGCCAACGACCCGTCGGTCGCGGCGGCCGGGGGGGCGATCCGGGCCGTCGGCCGCGAGCCAGAGATCGCCGTCACCAATGGGGGGCTCGACGCGAACTGGCTCACCGCCCGCGGCGTACCAACAGTAACCCTGGGCTGCGGCCAGCGGTCTATCCACACGGTGTCCGAGCAGCTTGATATCGCAGAGTTTTTGCTCGCACGCGCGATCGCGTTCCGGCTAGCACAGGGCGA from Pirellulimonas nuda includes:
- a CDS encoding molybdopterin molybdotransferase MoeA, translated to MISVDQALAIVLASTDARLPQRIALADALGAQLAEDVVSDVDSPPHDKALMDGYAVRSGDPQPVRRVVDEVMAGDVPHRPVGAGEATRIMTGAPIPDGADCVVPVEQTELQPDAGVLLAQAPAAGQNVMRRGESVRAGQTVVSAGQRLGPAEIGVLAEFGAANPVCRFVRPRVAVLATGDELVDPTSVLGAGQIRNSNGPMLLAAARAVGASAIDLGVARDDHNALEASIRRGLAADVLLVCGGVSAGDRDLAPGVLAGLGVEERFHKVNLKPGKPLWFGIGRSGDHTTAVFGLPGNPVSGLVCFCVFVAPLLAQLVGDERGLAMNEAAMAHDHDHPAGRETFRPAVIEQGRATIVPWRGSADLASLVGATHLVRLPSTGCGLRAGQAVQVVSLC
- a CDS encoding anthranilate synthase component II translates to MILIVDNYDSFTYNLVQRLGEIDGALDIQVVRNDELSVDEILDRAPERVILSPGPCTPNEAGVSVECVNRIAGRLPLLGVCLGHQSIGQALGAKIVRARTLMHGKTDMIHHSGGRLTEGIENPFRATRYHSLVIDPATLPDSLRTVAWCDEPHGGREIMAVEHVEYPLFGVQFHPESFLTDCGSELLRRFLAV
- a CDS encoding M20/M25/M40 family metallo-hydrolase; protein product: MAKKQTPPAARLSDPQAIDLVTQLMAIPGRSGEEGLVAQFIRLKLREAGVPDDAVRQDTANKRSPLGGDIGNLIVKLPGVGPRRMLSAHLDTVPICVGCKPRRKGPVIVSADPKTGLGGDNRAGCAVLLAAAMDIARSPLPHPPLTFLWTVQEEAGLHGARNLSTGLLGRPRLAFNFDGGSPAKLTIGATGGYRMTIEVTGLASHAGNAPQQGVSAIAIASLAIADLTRKGWHGLVKKGRKQGASNVGVIHGGEATNVVTDRVTLRAEARSHDAAFLERIVAEIKQAFDHAVAEVRSESGQTGNVEFRGQLDYAAFRLPANDPSVAAAGGAIRAVGREPEIAVTNGGLDANWLTARGVPTVTLGCGQRSIHTVSEQLDIAEFLLARAIAFRLAQGESAAPQAG